One genomic window of Deinococcus peraridilitoris DSM 19664 includes the following:
- a CDS encoding DUF427 domain-containing protein, which translates to MRAVWNGTTIAQSDETIVVEGNHYFPPEAVKGEYLKDSFTQSTCPWKGRASYYNIEVDGNTNPDAAWYYPNPNDAAMQIKGYVAFWRGVEVLPD; encoded by the coding sequence ATGCGAGCAGTGTGGAACGGCACGACCATCGCGCAAAGTGACGAAACCATCGTCGTGGAAGGCAACCACTACTTCCCGCCTGAGGCTGTGAAAGGAGAGTACTTGAAGGACAGCTTCACGCAATCCACCTGCCCCTGGAAAGGCCGGGCCAGTTACTACAACATCGAAGTAGACGGAAACACAAATCCTGACGCCGCCTGGTACTACCCGAACCCCAATGATGCCGCGATGCAGATCAAAGGGTACGTCGCCTTCTGGCGGGGAGTGGAAGTCCTGCCTGACTGA
- a CDS encoding glycoside hydrolase family 15 protein, translating into MPDESSMAGSGESARSIRDLGLLSDRRTSALVTRTGDIIWYSPQRFDAPTLFAALLDEQGGGWTLDTPGLRPSGRAYLGDSAVLETRLRHEQGELVVTDFLMFAPDLPRGLCRVFSATPDELRFTVRPAPNYAREPGLLRAEGNAVVINDGLYLYASHPLHVQGAEIHGLIPAGEPGWAFLTGSQQERLDWEIMTRWRAATLLHWRDVTTHATYRGPYEQEVAGSLRALRMLTYQESGAVLAAATTSLPEIVGGELNWDYRYVWLRDTGMIVSALTRAGGDGREGRAFLDFVCQYGPRDDGHLPIAPFLTADGQQAPEEEELDLAGYALSAPVRIGNGARGQLQLDAYANVLLAAKLIYDHFGTREHWELVECLAEFLCEHWREDDYGIWEERTKRPYVTGKVVTATALKYLQQYAVSDEQRGRWQNTEEDIRAWVKQYGLTKTGAYAYIAGGEAVDVTAALYPVWGYCEADSPEMLATIDVLERDYRVGNLYWRHLEAESVRREGTFLAGTLWVAQYWVMRDVQRAKVILEAALEYANDLHLFAEEADPHTGRMLGNFPQSFVHAAFIGVIVDYKAALEKAEEA; encoded by the coding sequence GTGCCTGATGAGAGCAGCATGGCGGGAAGCGGGGAATCCGCGCGCTCCATACGTGACCTGGGGCTCCTGAGTGACCGGCGCACCAGCGCGCTGGTCACCAGGACCGGCGACATCATCTGGTATTCCCCGCAGCGCTTCGACGCCCCTACCCTGTTCGCAGCGCTCCTTGACGAGCAGGGGGGAGGGTGGACGCTGGACACGCCGGGGTTGCGACCTTCAGGGCGCGCGTACCTGGGGGACAGCGCCGTCCTGGAAACGCGCCTGCGCCACGAGCAGGGTGAGCTGGTCGTCACGGACTTCCTGATGTTCGCGCCGGACTTACCGCGCGGGCTGTGCCGGGTGTTCTCGGCCACGCCTGACGAATTGCGCTTCACGGTGCGTCCCGCGCCGAACTACGCCCGCGAACCCGGGCTGCTGCGCGCGGAGGGGAACGCGGTCGTCATCAACGACGGGCTGTACCTGTACGCCTCGCACCCCCTGCACGTTCAGGGCGCTGAGATTCACGGTCTCATTCCGGCCGGCGAGCCGGGCTGGGCGTTCCTGACGGGCTCACAGCAGGAGAGGCTCGATTGGGAGATCATGACGCGCTGGCGCGCAGCGACGCTCCTGCACTGGCGGGACGTCACCACCCACGCGACGTACCGCGGCCCCTACGAGCAGGAAGTGGCCGGTTCACTGCGAGCGCTACGCATGCTCACGTATCAGGAGTCCGGCGCGGTCCTCGCGGCCGCCACCACCAGCCTCCCCGAAATCGTGGGCGGTGAGCTCAACTGGGATTACCGGTACGTGTGGCTGCGCGACACCGGCATGATCGTCAGCGCCCTCACCCGGGCAGGCGGTGACGGTCGTGAAGGACGCGCCTTCCTGGATTTCGTCTGCCAGTACGGTCCCCGTGACGACGGCCACCTGCCGATTGCTCCGTTCCTCACCGCGGACGGCCAGCAGGCCCCCGAGGAGGAAGAACTCGATCTCGCCGGGTACGCGCTGAGTGCACCGGTGCGGATCGGGAACGGCGCGCGCGGTCAGTTGCAGCTCGACGCGTACGCGAACGTCCTGCTGGCCGCGAAACTCATCTACGATCACTTCGGGACGCGCGAGCACTGGGAGCTGGTGGAGTGCCTCGCGGAGTTCCTGTGCGAGCACTGGCGGGAAGATGACTACGGCATCTGGGAGGAACGCACCAAGCGGCCTTACGTGACGGGCAAGGTCGTGACGGCAACTGCCCTCAAGTACCTCCAGCAGTACGCGGTGAGCGACGAGCAGCGCGGGCGCTGGCAGAACACCGAGGAAGACATCCGCGCGTGGGTGAAGCAGTACGGGCTCACGAAGACGGGCGCGTACGCCTACATCGCCGGAGGTGAAGCGGTGGATGTCACGGCGGCCCTCTACCCGGTGTGGGGGTACTGCGAGGCGGACTCGCCGGAGATGCTCGCGACCATTGACGTGCTGGAACGTGATTACCGTGTGGGGAACCTGTACTGGCGGCACCTGGAGGCCGAGAGCGTCCGCCGGGAGGGCACGTTCCTGGCGGGCACGTTGTGGGTCGCTCAGTACTGGGTGATGCGTGACGTGCAGCGCGCGAAAGTCATTCTCGAGGCGGCGCTGGAGTACGCGAACGACCTGCACCTGTTCGCAGAGGAAGCCGACCCGCACACTGGGCGGATGCTGGGGAACTTCCCGCAGTCGTTCGTGCATGCCGCCTTCATTGGTGTCATCGTGGATTACAAGGCGGCCCTGGAGAAGGCCGAGGAGGCATGA
- a CDS encoding SDR family NAD(P)-dependent oxidoreductase codes for MSQDDLKTTPLPEPQNHPKTGRLEGKVAVITGSDSGMGQAMAVEFAREGADVAVTYLHDQQGADKTRQEVEAQGRRAIVVQIDQRDEQQVAQLFQRTRQELGTPFILVNDAGVDSTGKQVAEMPPEDWENELRTNVFGPFYCCQHFIRARREAGGRGKIINITSVHQEIPRAGAAGYDSAKGALRNLTRTLALELAPDLINVNNIAPGMVLTPFNQPAKDDPEVYAKQVQSIPFKRAAQPWEIARLAVYLASSDADYATGQTFVLDGGLMMNTGQGA; via the coding sequence ATGAGTCAGGACGACCTGAAAACGACCCCACTCCCCGAACCGCAGAACCACCCGAAAACAGGGCGCCTTGAAGGGAAAGTCGCGGTGATCACCGGCAGCGACTCCGGGATGGGCCAGGCCATGGCCGTCGAGTTCGCCCGCGAAGGCGCGGACGTCGCCGTGACGTACCTGCACGACCAGCAAGGCGCGGACAAAACCCGCCAGGAAGTCGAAGCGCAGGGACGACGGGCCATCGTGGTACAGATCGACCAGCGTGACGAACAGCAGGTCGCGCAGCTTTTCCAGCGCACCCGGCAGGAACTCGGCACGCCCTTCATTCTCGTGAACGACGCCGGCGTCGACTCCACCGGAAAGCAGGTGGCGGAGATGCCCCCCGAAGACTGGGAAAATGAGCTGCGTACCAACGTCTTCGGGCCGTTCTACTGCTGCCAGCACTTCATCCGCGCGCGGCGTGAAGCGGGCGGACGCGGGAAGATCATCAACATCACCAGCGTCCACCAGGAAATCCCAAGGGCGGGCGCCGCCGGGTACGACAGCGCCAAAGGCGCGCTGCGCAACCTCACGCGGACGCTGGCGCTGGAACTCGCGCCGGACCTGATCAACGTGAACAACATCGCGCCCGGCATGGTCCTCACACCATTCAACCAGCCAGCCAAGGATGACCCGGAAGTGTACGCCAAACAAGTACAGAGCATCCCCTTCAAGCGCGCCGCGCAACCCTGGGAGATCGCGCGCCTCGCCGTGTACCTCGCGTCGAGTGACGCGGATTACGCGACCGGTCAGACCTTCGTGCTGGACGGCGGGCTGATGATGAACACCGGCCAGGGCGCCTGA